A stretch of the Drosophila sulfurigaster albostrigata strain 15112-1811.04 chromosome 2L, ASM2355843v2, whole genome shotgun sequence genome encodes the following:
- the LOC133847588 gene encoding protein CEBPZOS yields the protein MLPKTPKPAIWKFIKGSAKTLFVLEAVCFAASYGLYYRMNTDQEFRQYINEKYPFALDYYYKIGEIVGDSNIRQTDANYWSSQAAKFNNDRKE from the exons atgCTGCCAAAGACACCCAAGCCAGCGATTTGGAAATTCATCAAGGGCAGCGCCAAAACACTTTTTGTACTCGAAGCCGTCTGCTTTGCAGCCAGCTACGGACTTTACTATCGCATGAACACGGACCAAG AATTCCGCCAATATATCAACGAAAAGTATCCCTTTGCACTGGATTATTACTACAAAATCGGTGAGATTGTCGGCGACAGCAATATTCGGCAAACGGACGCAAATTATTGGAGCTCTCAAGCGGCCAAATTTAATAACGATAGGAaagaataa
- the LOC133847594 gene encoding uncharacterized protein LOC133847594 — MYSNPYVKSVLWLIGFGGMGYGLMLLTEPSAEKIERIRASGSPTQLTVDEKKKALFMEKLKAAATSSTPIYRPAPAADKKDS, encoded by the coding sequence atgtaCAGCAATCCTTATGTCAAGTCTGTGCTGTGGCTCATTGGTTTCGGTGGCATGGGCTACGGCTTGATGCTGCTCACTGAACCTAGCGCCGAAAAAATCGAGAGAATTCGAGCATCTGGATCACCAACTCAGTTGACTGTggatgaaaaaaagaaagcgcTGTTTATGGAAAAGTTAAAGGCGGCGGCCACAAGTAGCACTCCAATTTATAGGCCAGCTCCCGCAGCTGACAAAAAAGATAGTTAG